A single window of Actinomycetota bacterium DNA harbors:
- a CDS encoding aspartate carbamoyltransferase catalytic subunit, with protein MNKHLLSAADLSAGDITRVLDTAAHLAKVTDRAIKKVPTLRGRTVCNLFFEDSTRTRISFELAAKRLSADVINFSAKGSSVSKGESLKDTAITLEAMGVDAIVMRHGASGAPWRLAEWVEAVVVNAGDGTHEHPTQALLDLYTMRQRFPSFDGLKVAIVGDVLHSRVARSNVLALTTMGAEVTLVAPPTLLPARVETWGVAVSYDLDAVLPKQDVVMMLRVQLERQRAGFFPSLREYARLYGLDGRRLDAMADHAIVMHPGPMNRGVEIAAEVADSIERSVIADQVANGISVRMALLYLLLGGPEVAT; from the coding sequence CTGAACAAGCACCTGCTGTCGGCGGCCGACCTCAGCGCCGGCGACATCACCCGGGTCCTGGACACGGCCGCCCACCTGGCCAAGGTCACCGACCGGGCCATCAAGAAGGTCCCGACCCTGCGCGGCCGCACCGTCTGCAACCTGTTCTTCGAGGACTCGACCCGGACCCGGATCTCCTTCGAGCTGGCCGCCAAGCGCCTCTCGGCCGACGTCATCAACTTCTCGGCCAAGGGCTCCAGCGTCTCCAAGGGGGAGAGCCTCAAGGACACGGCCATCACCCTGGAGGCGATGGGGGTGGACGCCATCGTGATGCGCCACGGCGCCTCGGGGGCGCCCTGGCGGCTGGCCGAGTGGGTCGAGGCGGTGGTCGTCAACGCCGGCGACGGCACCCACGAGCACCCCACCCAGGCCCTGCTCGACCTCTACACCATGCGCCAGCGGTTCCCCAGCTTCGACGGGCTCAAGGTGGCCATCGTCGGCGACGTGCTCCACTCCCGGGTGGCCCGCTCCAACGTGCTCGCCCTCACCACCATGGGCGCCGAGGTCACCCTGGTCGCCCCGCCGACCCTGCTCCCGGCCCGGGTCGAGACCTGGGGGGTGGCCGTCTCCTACGACCTGGACGCCGTCCTGCCCAAGCAGGACGTGGTGATGATGCTCCGGGTCCAGCTGGAGCGGCAGCGGGCCGGGTTCTTCCCCTCCCTGCGCGAGTACGCGCGGCTGTACGGGCTGGACGGGCGCCGGCTGGACGCCATGGCCGACCACGCCATCGTCATGCACCCGGGGCCGATGAACCGCGGGGTCGAGATCGCCGCCGAGGTGGCCGACTCCATCGAGCGGTCGGTGATCGCCGACCAGGTGGCCAACGGCATCAGCGTCCGCATGGCCCTGCTCTATCTCCTGCTCGGAGGACCGGAGGTGGCCACATGA
- a CDS encoding dihydroorotase, producing MKLLLKGGRLVDPATRHDGTADVLVDDGRVAGVGTGLDTAGAEVVDCDGLVVCPGLVDLHAHLREPGREDAETIETGSRAAALGGYTAVCPMPNTDPVADNAGVVEMVAARGREVGLADLFPVGAVTVGQRGAELAELGAMARSAARVDCFSDDGLPIREARLLRLALEYTRAFDAVVADHAQDASLTDGAQMHEGEVSAMLGLAGWPAAAEDMVVARDLLLAELTGGRLHLCHVSTGGAVELVRAAKARGVRVTAEAAPHHFTLTDEAARSYDPVFKVNPPLREKADVEAVRLGLADGTIDAVATDHAPHAREDKEVEWGSAPPGMLGLETALAVTLTELVEPGYLDLATAVERLTAGPARCRRVGGHGGPVAPGAPANLAVLDPAAAWTVDRARLASRARNTPFHGRELRGRVVHTILRGAFTVRDGRALR from the coding sequence ATGAAGCTGCTCCTCAAGGGGGGGCGGCTGGTCGACCCGGCGACCCGCCACGACGGGACCGCCGACGTGCTGGTCGACGACGGCCGGGTCGCCGGGGTCGGGACCGGCCTGGACACGGCCGGGGCCGAGGTCGTCGACTGCGACGGGCTGGTCGTCTGCCCCGGCCTGGTCGACCTGCACGCGCACCTGCGCGAGCCGGGCCGCGAGGACGCCGAGACCATCGAGACCGGGTCGCGGGCGGCCGCCCTCGGCGGCTACACGGCCGTCTGCCCGATGCCCAACACCGACCCGGTGGCCGACAACGCCGGGGTGGTCGAGATGGTCGCGGCCCGGGGCCGCGAGGTCGGCCTGGCCGACCTGTTCCCGGTCGGGGCCGTCACCGTCGGCCAGCGCGGCGCCGAGCTGGCCGAGCTCGGGGCCATGGCCCGCTCGGCGGCCCGGGTCGACTGCTTCTCCGACGACGGCCTGCCCATCCGCGAGGCCCGGCTGCTGCGCCTGGCCCTGGAGTACACCCGGGCCTTCGACGCCGTCGTCGCCGACCACGCCCAGGACGCGTCGCTGACCGACGGCGCCCAGATGCACGAGGGCGAGGTGTCGGCCATGCTCGGACTGGCCGGCTGGCCGGCCGCCGCCGAGGACATGGTGGTCGCCCGCGACCTGCTCCTGGCCGAGCTGACCGGTGGGCGCCTGCACCTGTGCCACGTCTCCACCGGGGGCGCGGTCGAGCTGGTCAGGGCGGCCAAGGCCCGCGGGGTCCGGGTCACGGCCGAGGCCGCCCCCCACCACTTCACCCTGACCGACGAGGCCGCCCGCTCCTACGACCCGGTGTTCAAGGTCAACCCGCCCCTGCGCGAGAAGGCCGACGTCGAGGCCGTCCGCCTGGGGCTGGCCGACGGCACCATCGACGCCGTCGCCACCGACCACGCCCCCCACGCCCGTGAGGACAAGGAGGTCGAGTGGGGCAGCGCCCCGCCGGGCATGCTCGGGCTGGAGACGGCCCTGGCCGTGACCCTGACCGAGCTGGTCGAGCCGGGCTACCTGGACCTGGCGACCGCGGTCGAGCGCCTCACCGCCGGGCCGGCCCGCTGCCGGCGCGTCGGCGGCCACGGCGGCCCGGTGGCGCCCGGGGCGCCGGCCAACCTGGCCGTGCTCGACCCGGCCGCCGCCTGGACGGTCGACCGGGCCAGGCTGGCCAGCCGGGCCCGCAACACCCCCTTCCACGGCCGCGAGCTCCGCGGCCGGGTCGTCCACACGATCCTGCGCGGCGCCTTCACCGTCCGCGACGGGCGGGCCCTCAGGTGA
- a CDS encoding sensor histidine kinase has protein sequence MTVEQVATGGPGDGAVRRALAPLGEIRTLTGTIYLLLSMWVGLTWHVVLAVGLTLGVGTLIIWVGVFVLALTVLAWRGGAWLERRWVRAMLGVEIPDPYRPAPSGSPWRRARVVASDPATWKDLAYLVVLFPLGLLWFVVTLTLWTAALGLLTAPLWYWIPADGGAALIAEGDRGLLVIDTLPEALLATVVGAGLCVAAAWAVKGMAAAHGAVALALLGPSQHQLQARVDALQASRDRAVDTAEAERRRIERDLHDGAQQRLVALAMDLGMARAKLESDPAAGAALVGEAHEEAKRALAELRDLARGIHPAVLADRGLDAAISALAARSPVPVGVEVATGRLPGPVESAAYFVVAEALANAAKHAGATEIGVRITRHRDLLVVEVIDDGAGGADPARGTGLRGLVDRVAAVDGRLTVTSPAGGPTVIRAELPCGS, from the coding sequence ATGACGGTCGAGCAGGTGGCGACGGGCGGGCCGGGCGACGGCGCCGTGCGGCGGGCGCTGGCCCCGCTGGGAGAGATCCGGACCCTGACGGGCACGATCTACCTGCTGCTCAGCATGTGGGTGGGCCTGACCTGGCACGTCGTCCTGGCCGTCGGCCTGACGTTGGGCGTCGGCACCCTGATCATCTGGGTCGGGGTGTTCGTCCTGGCCCTGACCGTGCTCGCCTGGCGGGGCGGAGCCTGGCTGGAGCGGCGCTGGGTACGGGCCATGCTGGGCGTCGAGATCCCCGACCCGTACCGGCCGGCCCCGTCGGGGTCGCCGTGGCGGCGGGCCCGGGTGGTTGCGTCCGACCCGGCGACCTGGAAGGACCTGGCCTACCTGGTGGTGCTGTTCCCCCTCGGGCTGCTCTGGTTCGTGGTCACCCTCACCCTCTGGACCGCCGCCCTCGGCCTGCTCACGGCGCCGCTGTGGTACTGGATCCCGGCCGACGGCGGGGCTGCCCTGATCGCCGAGGGCGACCGGGGGCTCCTGGTGATCGACACCCTGCCCGAGGCCCTCCTGGCCACGGTCGTCGGGGCCGGGCTGTGCGTGGCCGCGGCCTGGGCGGTCAAGGGGATGGCGGCCGCCCACGGGGCCGTCGCCCTGGCCCTGCTCGGGCCCAGCCAGCACCAGCTCCAGGCCCGGGTCGACGCCCTCCAGGCCAGCCGCGACCGGGCCGTCGACACGGCCGAGGCCGAGCGCCGCCGCATCGAGCGCGACCTCCACGACGGCGCCCAGCAGCGGCTGGTCGCCCTGGCCATGGACCTCGGCATGGCCAGGGCCAAGCTGGAGAGCGACCCGGCGGCCGGGGCCGCCCTGGTCGGCGAGGCCCACGAGGAGGCCAAGCGGGCCCTGGCCGAGCTGCGCGACCTGGCCCGGGGCATCCACCCGGCCGTGCTCGCCGACCGGGGCCTGGACGCGGCCATCTCCGCCCTGGCCGCCCGCTCGCCCGTCCCCGTCGGGGTCGAGGTCGCCACCGGGCGGCTTCCCGGGCCGGTCGAGTCGGCCGCCTACTTCGTGGTCGCCGAGGCCCTCGCCAACGCGGCCAAGCACGCCGGGGCGACCGAGATCGGCGTGCGCATCACCCGCCACCGCGACCTGCTGGTGGTCGAGGTCATCGACGACGGCGCCGGCGGGGCCGACCCGGCCAGGGGCACCGGCCTGCGCGGCCTGGTCGACCGGGTGGCCGCCGTCGACGGCCGCCTGACCGTCACCAGCCCGGCCGGAGGCCCGACGGTGATCAGGGCGGAGCTGCCGTGCGGGTCGTGA
- the carA gene encoding glutamine-hydrolyzing carbamoyl-phosphate synthase small subunit: MSPREALLVLEDGTAFRGEAFTAQPGTVAGEVVFNTAMGGYQEVLTDPSYAGQLVCMAAPEVGNYGTAPADAESERVQVAAFLVRQAARRPSSWRAERSLAEELEAAGVPGVEGLDTRRLVRRLRQRGAMRGALSTEVLDPGALRQLALAAPDPNGLAMVDRVTRPEPVELPADGDERLRVVLYDFGAKANIARRLRRLGARVLAVPASTPAAEALAWRPDGVMLSNGPGDPATVGHGVRATRELLGKVPVFGICLGHQLLGQAVGGRTVRLKFGHRGVNQPVVELATGRVAVTSHNHGFAVDGDSLPAGVRVTHANANDGVVEGLECLDVPAFSVQYHPEAAPGPHDAHPLFERFADLMEGARHG, from the coding sequence ATGAGCCCCCGCGAGGCGCTGCTGGTGCTGGAGGACGGGACCGCCTTCCGGGGCGAGGCGTTCACCGCCCAGCCGGGCACGGTGGCCGGGGAGGTCGTGTTCAACACCGCCATGGGCGGCTACCAGGAGGTCCTGACCGACCCCTCCTACGCCGGGCAGCTGGTCTGCATGGCCGCGCCCGAGGTCGGCAACTACGGCACCGCCCCGGCCGACGCCGAGTCCGAGCGGGTCCAGGTGGCCGCGTTCCTGGTCCGGCAGGCGGCCCGGCGGCCCTCGAGCTGGCGGGCCGAGCGCAGCCTGGCCGAGGAGCTGGAGGCGGCCGGCGTGCCCGGGGTCGAGGGTCTCGACACCCGCCGGCTGGTCCGGCGCCTGCGCCAGCGCGGGGCCATGCGCGGCGCCCTGTCGACCGAGGTCCTCGACCCGGGAGCCCTGCGCCAGCTGGCCCTGGCCGCCCCCGACCCCAACGGCCTGGCCATGGTCGACCGGGTCACCCGTCCCGAGCCGGTCGAGCTGCCCGCCGACGGCGACGAGCGCCTGCGGGTGGTGCTCTACGACTTCGGGGCCAAGGCCAACATCGCCCGGCGGCTGCGCCGGCTCGGGGCCCGGGTCCTGGCCGTGCCGGCGTCCACCCCGGCCGCCGAGGCGCTGGCCTGGCGGCCCGACGGGGTGATGCTGTCCAACGGCCCCGGCGACCCGGCCACCGTCGGCCACGGCGTCCGGGCGACCCGGGAGCTGCTCGGCAAGGTGCCGGTGTTCGGCATCTGCCTCGGCCACCAGCTGCTCGGCCAGGCCGTCGGCGGCCGCACGGTGCGGCTCAAGTTCGGCCACCGCGGCGTCAACCAGCCGGTGGTCGAGCTGGCCACCGGGCGGGTCGCGGTCACCAGCCACAACCACGGCTTCGCGGTCGACGGCGACAGTTTGCCGGCCGGGGTGCGGGTCACCCATGCCAACGCCAACGACGGCGTCGTCGAGGGCCTGGAGTGCCTGGACGTGCCCGCCTTCTCGGTCCAGTACCACCCCGAGGCCGCCCCCGGTCCCCACGACGCCCACCCCCTGTTCGAGCGGTTCGCCGACCTGATGGAGGGAGCCCGACATGGCTGA
- the nusB gene encoding transcription antitermination factor NusB produces the protein MSDPLAHRGGRRGPPEPPRAAPGTRSAARRRALDILFEADLLDRPVDEVLARHREDREAGALDAYTVELVDGVAASLPELDARIGDAAEHWTIERMPLVDRNLLRLAAFELTARPEVPTAVVLDEAIELAKLLSTADSGRFVNGVLAHIADEVRGGA, from the coding sequence GTGAGCGACCCCCTGGCTCATCGGGGAGGCCGGCGCGGCCCCCCCGAACCCCCCCGGGCCGCGCCCGGCACCCGCTCGGCCGCCCGGCGGCGGGCCCTCGACATCCTGTTCGAGGCCGACCTGCTGGACCGCCCCGTTGACGAGGTGCTGGCCCGCCACCGCGAGGACCGCGAGGCCGGCGCCCTGGACGCCTACACCGTCGAGCTGGTCGACGGAGTGGCCGCGTCCCTGCCCGAGCTGGACGCCCGCATCGGCGACGCCGCCGAGCACTGGACGATCGAGCGGATGCCGCTGGTCGACCGCAACCTGCTCCGCCTGGCCGCCTTCGAGCTGACGGCCCGGCCCGAGGTCCCGACCGCGGTCGTCCTCGACGAGGCGATCGAGCTGGCCAAGCTGCTGTCGACGGCCGACTCGGGCCGCTTCGTGAACGGGGTCCTGGCCCACATCGCCGACGAGGTCCGCGGCGGCGCCTGA
- the efp gene encoding elongation factor P — MATTNDLKNGMTLNLDGNLMNVVEFQHVKPGKGGAFVRTKLKNVRTGRTLDKTFRADEPVQVAILEKREMQYLYRDETGFVFMDTQTYDQAVVDADAVGGTASWLTDGATPYVTFYEGTAIGVELPAAVEVEVTETEPGIKGDRVSGATKPATVETGAVVQVPLFVDTGDRIKVDTRSGAYLTRVQ, encoded by the coding sequence ATGGCGACCACGAATGATCTCAAGAACGGCATGACGCTCAACCTCGACGGCAACCTCATGAACGTCGTCGAGTTCCAGCACGTCAAGCCGGGCAAGGGCGGCGCGTTCGTGCGCACCAAGCTCAAGAACGTCCGCACCGGGCGCACCCTCGACAAGACCTTCCGGGCCGACGAGCCGGTCCAGGTGGCCATCCTCGAGAAGCGCGAGATGCAGTACCTGTACCGCGACGAGACCGGCTTCGTCTTCATGGACACCCAGACCTACGACCAGGCCGTGGTCGACGCCGACGCGGTCGGCGGGACGGCCAGCTGGCTGACCGACGGCGCCACCCCGTACGTGACCTTCTACGAGGGCACGGCCATCGGGGTCGAGCTCCCGGCCGCGGTCGAGGTCGAGGTGACCGAGACCGAGCCGGGCATCAAGGGCGACCGGGTCTCGGGGGCGACCAAGCCGGCCACCGTCGAGACCGGGGCCGTGGTCCAGGTGCCGCTGTTCGTGGACACCGGCGACCGCATCAAGGTCGACACCCGCTCCGGGGCGTACCTGACCCGGGTGCAGTGA
- a CDS encoding DUF885 domain-containing protein produces the protein MTSEALADLADEYFRVLMDASPFDATMFGVPGWDAEVPDLSEDGDAETDGRLAGLERRLAALDPAGLGLQDRITLAMLGRGIADRRDELAARWPELTVSAAAGGIQTAVLGLVPKVTLATPEQAAAYLERCARLAGCLDQAGDRLRAGLAAGRTPPALGVRAAVRQLDGYLAGPIAGDPLLTPPPPEGMDAARFRDRLAEVVAGSVRPAMARYRDLLATQVAERARPDDRCGLVHVPGGEAVYRAAVAHHTTTDRDPDELHRLGLDLVAGLAEEYRALGERVLGSGDMDQVLDRLRHDPALRFTSADEILQSGRDALERAVAALPAIVGRAPSAPCRVDEMSPYEAEDAVLGYYQPPAADGSRPAVHWLNTSAPGTRTRYEYEALAFHESVPGHHLQFALAQELEELPRFRRFGYVTAFSEGWALYTERLADELGLYSGDLERFGMLSFDSWRACRLVVDTGLHQRGWSRDQAIGYMLANSALTRTNVENEVDRYVAWPGQALAYIVGRMELVRLRERAQTRLGDRFGLPAFHDLVLGTGGVPLSVLAEVVDTHLVG, from the coding sequence GTGACATCGGAGGCCCTTGCCGACCTGGCCGACGAGTACTTCCGGGTGCTCATGGACGCCTCGCCGTTCGACGCCACCATGTTCGGGGTGCCCGGCTGGGACGCCGAGGTCCCCGACCTGTCCGAGGACGGCGACGCCGAGACCGACGGGCGCCTGGCCGGCCTGGAGCGCCGCCTGGCCGCCCTCGACCCCGCCGGGCTCGGCCTCCAGGACCGGATCACCCTGGCCATGCTCGGCCGCGGGATCGCCGACCGCCGGGACGAGCTGGCCGCCCGCTGGCCCGAGCTGACCGTGTCGGCCGCCGCCGGCGGCATCCAGACGGCCGTGCTCGGCCTCGTCCCCAAGGTCACCCTGGCCACGCCCGAGCAGGCCGCCGCCTACCTGGAGCGCTGCGCCCGGCTGGCCGGCTGCCTCGACCAGGCCGGCGACCGGCTGCGGGCCGGGCTGGCCGCCGGCCGGACCCCGCCCGCCCTCGGCGTCCGGGCCGCCGTCCGCCAGCTCGACGGCTACCTGGCCGGCCCCATCGCCGGCGACCCCCTGCTCACCCCGCCGCCCCCGGAGGGGATGGACGCGGCCCGCTTCCGCGACCGGCTGGCCGAGGTGGTCGCCGGGTCGGTCCGGCCGGCCATGGCCCGCTACCGCGACCTGCTGGCCACCCAGGTCGCCGAGCGCGCCCGCCCCGACGACCGCTGCGGGCTCGTCCACGTCCCCGGCGGCGAGGCCGTCTACCGGGCCGCGGTGGCCCACCACACCACCACCGACCGCGACCCCGACGAGCTCCACCGGCTCGGCCTCGACCTGGTCGCCGGGCTGGCCGAGGAGTACCGGGCGCTGGGGGAGCGGGTGCTCGGCAGCGGCGACATGGACCAGGTCCTGGACCGGCTGCGCCACGACCCGGCCCTGCGCTTCACCAGCGCCGACGAGATCCTCCAGTCGGGCCGCGACGCCCTGGAGCGGGCGGTCGCGGCCCTGCCCGCGATCGTCGGCCGGGCCCCGTCCGCCCCCTGCCGGGTCGACGAGATGAGCCCGTACGAGGCCGAGGACGCCGTCCTCGGCTACTACCAGCCGCCGGCCGCCGACGGCAGCCGCCCGGCCGTCCACTGGCTCAACACCTCAGCGCCCGGGACCCGGACCCGGTACGAGTACGAGGCCCTGGCCTTCCACGAGAGCGTCCCCGGCCACCACCTCCAGTTCGCCCTCGCCCAGGAGCTGGAGGAGCTGCCCCGGTTCCGGCGCTTCGGCTACGTCACCGCCTTCAGCGAGGGCTGGGCCCTGTACACCGAGCGCCTGGCCGACGAGCTCGGCCTCTACTCGGGCGACCTGGAGCGCTTCGGCATGCTGTCGTTCGACTCCTGGCGGGCCTGCCGGCTGGTCGTCGACACCGGTCTGCACCAGCGCGGCTGGAGCCGCGACCAGGCCATCGGGTACATGCTGGCCAACTCCGCCCTGACCCGGACCAACGTCGAGAACGAGGTCGACCGCTACGTCGCCTGGCCCGGCCAGGCCCTGGCCTACATCGTCGGCCGCATGGAGCTGGTCCGGCTCCGGGAACGGGCCCAGACCCGCCTGGGGGACCGCTTCGGCCTTCCCGCCTTCCACGACCTGGTGCTGGGCACCGGCGGGGTGCCGCTGTCGGTCCTGGCCGAGGTGGTCGACACGCACCTGGTAGGGTGA
- the pyrR gene encoding bifunctional pyr operon transcriptional regulator/uracil phosphoribosyltransferase PyrR: MSGPAMVLDAADVHRALVRIAHEIVERNKGTDGLVVVGIHTRGVPLAGRLAAKLAEIEGHQVPAGALDVAMYRDDIGMRPPQATHDTELPFDLAGKVVVLVDDVLYTGRTVRAALDALTDFGRPRAIQLAVLVDRGHRELPLRADYVGKNLPTAPDQAVRVLLAETDGEDGVVIEDTPRKAVAS, translated from the coding sequence ATGTCCGGGCCGGCGATGGTGCTGGACGCCGCCGACGTGCACCGGGCGCTGGTCCGGATCGCCCACGAGATCGTGGAGCGGAACAAGGGCACCGACGGGCTGGTGGTGGTCGGCATCCACACCCGCGGGGTGCCGCTGGCCGGGCGGCTGGCGGCCAAGCTGGCCGAGATCGAGGGCCACCAGGTCCCGGCCGGCGCCCTGGACGTGGCCATGTACCGCGACGACATCGGCATGCGGCCGCCCCAGGCCACCCACGACACCGAGCTGCCGTTCGACCTGGCCGGCAAGGTGGTGGTCCTGGTCGACGACGTGCTCTACACCGGGCGGACGGTACGGGCCGCCCTGGACGCCCTCACCGACTTCGGGCGGCCGCGGGCCATCCAGCTGGCGGTGCTGGTCGACCGCGGCCACCGCGAGCTGCCCCTGCGGGCCGACTACGTCGGCAAGAACCTGCCCACCGCCCCCGACCAGGCGGTCCGGGTGCTGCTGGCCGAGACCGACGGCGAGGACGGCGTGGTCATCGAGGACACGCCGAGGAAGGCGGTGGCGTCCTGA
- a CDS encoding response regulator transcription factor has product MRVVIAEDSVLLREGLARLLADGGVEVVAQVGDGPGLVAAVDAYRPDLAVVDVRMPPTHTDEGLRAALEVRERVPATAILVLSQYVEERYASDLLAGGAQGVGYLLKDRVADVGEFLAAVRRVGDGGAAIDPEVVAQLLGRRRKADPLASLSPRELDVLTLMAEGRSNAAIAERLVITEGAVEKHISSIFAKLGLPAAPTDHRRVLAVLTYLRA; this is encoded by the coding sequence GTGCGGGTCGTGATCGCCGAGGACTCGGTGCTGCTCCGCGAGGGGCTGGCCCGGCTGCTGGCCGACGGCGGGGTCGAGGTCGTCGCCCAGGTGGGCGACGGCCCCGGCCTGGTCGCGGCCGTCGACGCCTACCGGCCCGACCTGGCCGTGGTCGACGTGCGCATGCCCCCGACCCACACCGACGAGGGCCTGCGGGCCGCCCTGGAGGTCCGCGAGCGCGTCCCCGCCACCGCCATCCTGGTCCTGTCCCAGTACGTGGAGGAGCGCTACGCCTCCGACCTGCTCGCCGGCGGCGCCCAGGGCGTCGGCTACCTGCTCAAGGACCGGGTCGCCGACGTCGGCGAGTTCCTGGCCGCCGTCCGCCGGGTCGGCGACGGCGGCGCCGCCATCGACCCCGAGGTGGTCGCCCAGCTCCTCGGCCGCCGCCGCAAGGCCGATCCCCTGGCCTCCCTCAGCCCCCGCGAGCTCGACGTCCTCACCCTGATGGCCGAGGGCCGCAGCAACGCCGCCATCGCCGAGCGCCTGGTCATCACCGAGGGCGCCGTCGAGAAGCACATCTCCAGCATCTTCGCCAAGCTCGGCCTCCCCGCCGCCCCCACCGACCACCGCCGGGTCCTGGCCGTCCTCACCTACCTGCGGGCCTGA